The segment GTATTGTCCGAAGCGGCAGGGACCAGAACCCTGCGCCATAAAGAACGCACTCTTTTCCGGCGCAAAATCAGGGGCGTTCAATTTTTTAATCATATCGCCGGCAGTGAGAATCGCCGGGAAACACTCATGTCCTGAAGTGAATTTTCTTCCGAGAATCACCGATGTTTGATCCGGGGCAGGAAGAACAGATGCATTGAAGCCGGCGTAGCGCATTGCACTCGCCAGAATTTTTGCTGCATCACACATATCCGGAATGTAGATTTTTCGTTCTTTCGGCACTTCACTTCTTGCCTTTATCTTTTTTGGTTCACCGATGCTCTTTGTTCCCCTTATACTGTCGTAAAACGCTTCACAGCGGGTGATGAATCCGGCGTCACCGGAATGTTCATCAAGTTCAAGAAGCAGAAAAGGTTTCTCACCGAGTTTTTCTTTGAAGAAGCGGGTCAGGAAGGAATCCGGTCCGCAGGAAAAGTTTGAAAGATACACGGCGAAGAGTTTACTGTTTTCCCTGATTGTCTCTGCGGCGGACAGAATACGCTGGCCATAGTGCCAGTACATATTATAGAAGTCTTCTTTGATGGCTTTGTAATTCAAGGGAATAAAGTCGATGGGGATCGAGAGAACGTTCAGGTCACGCAATTTCCTGGGTAGATCCAGATTCATCCCCAGGTCATAGCCGTTATAAGGGCGGGAACAGATTACAAATGCAAAATCTTTGATACTGGCCAGGGCGTCTTTCGCGAGGATTTCTATCTTTTCTGTAACTTCTGCCTGGTGCTTTTCTGCCTTTGCTATGGCGTTTTTTATCTCCGTGACGGTTTTGTTGAACCGCCTGCCGAATTGAATGAGTGATTCTTCGATACCTTCTCTGCCGCGGTCGAAATAGATATACGGAGAGAAGACTTCCACATCCGTGTCGAATACAGCCCGCGCCATATAAGGAAGGGTCTGGACATAAGGGCAGACAAAACACCGGGTGAACTTTTCTTCTTTGTTCGGCATAGTGATGACACTCGGTATAAACAATTTTTTTATTCCTTTGTTGATGAGGGTGCGGATGTGTCCAAAGGCGATCTTGACCGGAAGACAGGTGTCTGCGACAGAGATTTCGGTTCCGAGTTCAATCGTTTTGCGGGACGTAGGCGGAGAGAGCACGGGTTTGAAACCGAGTTCAACCAGGAATCTGTAGAAGAACGGAAAGAGTTCATAAAAAATCAAACTTCTCGGTATGCCTATTTCGACGCCGCTCACCTCTTTTGTTTCGAAGAAGATTTCATTGCGCATTCTGAAATAATCAGGAAGATTATTCGTGTTCTTTCTCTTCTTTTCTTCATATCGTTCACACCTGCCGCCGTAATATATTGTCTTTTCACCCTCAATCACGATTTTATTTATTTCACACTCATTGCTGCAGTGTTTGCAGATAAACGACGAAGATTCGTAATGTCTGGAACCGAGACTGAAACCTTTGAATTTCGTCTTTTTTATCTGGGCTTCCCGAACAAGAAGAGCGATTCCAATCGCCCCGGTGATGTCGTAATTGGTGGGGACATTGATCTTTTTTTTCAAAACCCGCTCAAACGCTGAAACCACCGCTTTATTCGCCGCCACCCCTCCTTGGAAAAATATCTTATCACCGATATGTTTACCGTTGACGACGCGGTTGAGATAATTGAAGACTATTGAATAACCGAGTCCGGCAAGCAGATTCTCACGCTCTTTTTTATCCTTCTGGTGGTGGATGACTTCAGAGCCGATAAATACAGTGCATCGTTCGCCGAGATTTATCGGGGCGCTCGCCTTTAATGCGAGATCACCGAATTCCTTCAGTTCAATGCCGAGTACCTCAGCCTGTTCTTCAAGAAAAGAACCCGTGCCGGCGGCGCAGACCTTGTTCATTTCGAAGTCAATTATGGTTTTGTTCTTCAAACTGATGAATTTTGAGTCCTGTCCGCCTATTTCAAAGATCGTATCAACATCAGGGTCTATTTCAACCGTTGCTCTTGCCTGGGCGGAGATTTCATTTTTGATGACATCCGCGCCGATGAATTCTCCTATCAGATAACGTCCGGAACCGGTCGTCCCGACACCGATGATTTCAACTTTGCCGTCCATTTCTTTTTCCAGTTCTTTCAGCCCCTGGAGCACCACCTCGATCGGTCTGCCTTTTGTCCAGAGATAGCGGCGGGCGAGTACTTTACCGTTTTTATCCAGCAGGACAAGATTGGTTGAGATGGAACCGACGTCTACCCCGAGGTACGCTTTGGTCTTTTCCGTGGGAGGTGAAGCCGTGATTATCGGAGACCATTTTTTATGGCCGTCGAGCGGCGCCAGCCTTTTTATTTTCTTGGGCCGTGACAACCATCGTTCAAACTCACGGTATCCGTGATACGTTCTGTTT is part of the candidate division WOR-3 bacterium genome and harbors:
- a CDS encoding CoA activase; translation: MYECGIDIGSVSLKYAEFKNSRLLKTAYIKHHGKPYDLLLQVLKEFDRIDRLIVTGGLLKELKDVLNAVYINEVEATTNGVLYFHPDVKSIIEIGGEDSKLINVSNGKIKEFASNTICAAGTGIFLDQQARRLCFGIEEFGDVALRSKNPARIAGRCSVFAKSDMIHLQQIGTRPEDLMCGLCFALARNFKSVIAKGKKLSTPIAFVGGVAANQGMIMAFRKVLDIVSDSLIIPRYYNSIGAIGAVLKAREFENRTYHGYREFERWLSRPKKIKRLAPLDGHKKWSPIITASPPTEKTKAYLGVDVGSISTNLVLLDKNGKVLARRYLWTKGRPIEVVLQGLKELEKEMDGKVEIIGVGTTGSGRYLIGEFIGADVIKNEISAQARATVEIDPDVDTIFEIGGQDSKFISLKNKTIIDFEMNKVCAAGTGSFLEEQAEVLGIELKEFGDLALKASAPINLGERCTVFIGSEVIHHQKDKKERENLLAGLGYSIVFNYLNRVVNGKHIGDKIFFQGGVAANKAVVSAFERVLKKKINVPTNYDITGAIGIALLVREAQIKKTKFKGFSLGSRHYESSSFICKHCSNECEINKIVIEGEKTIYYGGRCERYEEKKRKNTNNLPDYFRMRNEIFFETKEVSGVEIGIPRSLIFYELFPFFYRFLVELGFKPVLSPPTSRKTIELGTEISVADTCLPVKIAFGHIRTLINKGIKKLFIPSVITMPNKEEKFTRCFVCPYVQTLPYMARAVFDTDVEVFSPYIYFDRGREGIEESLIQFGRRFNKTVTEIKNAIAKAEKHQAEVTEKIEILAKDALASIKDFAFVICSRPYNGYDLGMNLDLPRKLRDLNVLSIPIDFIPLNYKAIKEDFYNMYWHYGQRILSAAETIRENSKLFAVYLSNFSCGPDSFLTRFFKEKLGEKPFLLLELDEHSGDAGFITRCEAFYDSIRGTKSIGEPKKIKARSEVPKERKIYIPDMCDAAKILASAMRYAGFNASVLPAPDQTSVILGRKFTSGHECFPAILTAGDMIKKLNAPDFAPEKSAFFMAQGSGPCRFGQYYKLHRLILDRLGFDDVPIYAPNQGPSLFDDLGPMGMRFLTLTWDGICAVDALEAKCRKIRPYEKKKGTTDKIYKKALEQICILVEEGRSIIGFLKEVKRELDGVETVYREKPKIGVVGEIYVRSQKFSNNFLIKQLEDLGCEVSLPSIAEWFFYTNFTRIKNCQWFREYRRANFTRVFDKYMKWRHNKIYKIFGLTPESEIKKLLNYADKILHPSFEGEAILSIGKTIEYIKEHFSGVINVMPFTCMPGNIVTTLYKRVKKEFPEFPLFVLAFDGLEHSIDEMRLETFVSQARNNLSVVKV